One Roseomonas sp. OT10 DNA window includes the following coding sequences:
- a CDS encoding Hachiman antiphage defense system protein HamA has translation MAQFNDWCVSVDGPVGTHHRRVMTGQAASLATGIQATAAIVPAHYASEEQLARALARLGKPAAAALIEGKLPTTKQIRSGDLGEIYATEWIDAHSGGYRAPIKRLRWKDHRNMAMRGDDVIGILQDAQSQRLHFLKTEAKSRATLTGQVLTDARAGLDKDGGLPSAHALSFISARLLELDNLPLADAIDDALLKHGIPPQSVKHLLFTFSGNAPEALLTASLQAYPGAINQWGIGLYIDGHAAFIGAVYDRVIADANNP, from the coding sequence ATGGCGCAGTTCAATGACTGGTGCGTCTCTGTCGATGGGCCGGTAGGGACACACCATCGCCGGGTGATGACCGGACAGGCGGCGAGCCTCGCCACCGGCATTCAAGCGACTGCCGCCATCGTACCCGCGCACTACGCCTCGGAAGAACAATTGGCGCGCGCGCTCGCCAGGCTCGGCAAGCCCGCGGCTGCGGCGCTGATCGAAGGCAAACTGCCGACGACCAAGCAAATCCGGTCTGGCGACCTTGGCGAGATCTACGCGACCGAATGGATCGACGCGCATAGCGGCGGCTACCGAGCTCCGATCAAGCGCCTGCGTTGGAAGGACCATCGCAACATGGCGATGCGCGGCGACGACGTGATCGGAATCCTGCAGGACGCCCAGTCGCAGCGCCTGCATTTCCTAAAGACCGAAGCGAAGAGCCGTGCCACGCTCACCGGCCAGGTCCTGACCGACGCGCGTGCTGGCCTAGACAAGGACGGCGGACTGCCTTCGGCGCACGCCCTGTCCTTTATCTCGGCCCGCTTGCTTGAACTCGATAATCTGCCGCTGGCGGATGCGATCGACGACGCGCTACTCAAGCACGGTATTCCGCCGCAGAGCGTCAAGCATTTGCTATTCACATTTTCCGGCAACGCGCCCGAGGCGCTGCTGACCGCTTCCCTTCAAGCCTATCCCGGCGCCATCAACCAATGGGGCATTGGGCTATACATCGACGGGCACGCC